The following are from one region of the Georgenia sp. M64 genome:
- a CDS encoding DUF3866 family protein: MMIWREGVVRRLGRAWPGAAELEVEVTDGASAAAGDPVAATGVPATGVPATGVPAAGVPVTAGPAGPVPAGTTVRALAYPSLVGEPAPGDRVLLSAAALARGLGTGGYAMVVALPDRLPADPAPGPGHLVKARYTPLQTLVLGADEQESEHHEVLRDADDLAGLPVVVADLHSALPAVVAGVRAAWSGTTAPRVVYVMTDGGALPAWFSRALAGLREAGWLAGSVTVGQAFGGDLEAVSLHSGLLAARLVLAADVVVVAQGPGNLGTGTRWGFSGTVCGDAVNAVVALGGQAVASLRVSGADPRERHLGVSHHSLTAYGRVALAPADVVVPRFDDALAAALPGRLAERIDDQVAGLVAPVGIHRLVEVPTDGLLEALAGSPVALSTMGRGLDADPAAFVAAAVAGVHAARVAGRPVR, translated from the coding sequence GTGATGATCTGGCGTGAGGGCGTGGTGCGGCGGCTCGGCAGGGCGTGGCCGGGCGCGGCCGAGCTGGAGGTGGAGGTCACCGACGGAGCGTCCGCGGCGGCGGGCGACCCGGTCGCGGCCACCGGTGTGCCGGCCACCGGTGTGCCGGCCACCGGTGTGCCGGCCGCCGGTGTGCCGGTCACCGCCGGGCCGGCAGGGCCGGTGCCGGCCGGCACGACCGTGCGGGCGCTCGCCTACCCGTCGCTCGTCGGCGAACCGGCACCGGGCGACCGCGTCCTGCTCTCGGCCGCGGCGCTGGCCCGCGGGCTGGGCACCGGCGGCTACGCCATGGTCGTCGCGCTGCCCGACCGGCTCCCCGCCGACCCGGCGCCGGGCCCAGGTCACCTCGTCAAGGCGCGGTACACCCCGCTGCAGACCCTCGTCCTCGGCGCCGACGAGCAGGAGTCCGAGCACCACGAGGTCCTGCGCGACGCCGACGACCTGGCCGGCCTGCCGGTCGTCGTGGCCGACCTGCACTCCGCGCTCCCGGCCGTGGTGGCCGGCGTCCGCGCCGCCTGGAGCGGCACGACCGCCCCGCGGGTCGTGTACGTCATGACGGACGGCGGGGCGTTGCCCGCGTGGTTCTCGCGCGCCCTCGCGGGGCTGCGGGAGGCGGGCTGGCTCGCCGGCTCGGTGACGGTCGGGCAGGCGTTCGGCGGAGACCTCGAGGCCGTCAGCCTCCACTCGGGCCTGCTCGCCGCCCGGCTCGTGCTGGCGGCCGACGTCGTCGTCGTCGCCCAGGGGCCGGGCAATCTCGGCACCGGGACCCGGTGGGGGTTCTCCGGGACCGTGTGCGGCGACGCCGTCAACGCCGTCGTCGCCCTCGGGGGGCAGGCGGTGGCGTCGCTGCGCGTCTCGGGCGCCGACCCGCGTGAGCGGCACCTCGGTGTCTCCCACCACTCGCTGACCGCGTACGGACGCGTCGCCCTCGCCCCGGCCGACGTCGTCGTCCCCCGGTTCGACGACGCCCTGGCCGCCGCGCTGCCCGGCCGGCTGGCCGAACGCATCGACGACCAGGTGGCCGGTCTCGTCGCGCCCGTGGGCATCCACCGGCTCGTCGAGGTGCCCACCGACGGGCTGCTCGAGGCGCTCGCGGGCTCTCCCGTGGCGCTCTCGACGATGGGACGCGGCCTCGACGCCGATCCCGCGGCGTTCGTCGCCGCCGCCGTCGCCGGGGTCCACGCGGCGCGGGTGGCTGGGCGTCCCGTGCGGTGA
- a CDS encoding PH domain-containing protein encodes MADRAELHRPFRPRAARGVSWVLGALTVLGALAVIVMLPAAGVDYGPADAAGTAALAVLICWFLSRQGGVSARPDEDGLHVRNLIHSRDVGWAEIVSLGFGDGTPWAQLDLTDGSTLAVMAIQRADGEHGHAEARRLATLIALHEPRD; translated from the coding sequence ATGGCGGACCGCGCCGAGCTCCACCGGCCGTTCCGGCCCCGGGCCGCGCGGGGCGTCTCGTGGGTGCTGGGCGCCCTGACCGTGCTCGGCGCCCTGGCGGTCATCGTCATGCTGCCGGCGGCGGGCGTCGACTACGGCCCGGCGGACGCCGCCGGGACAGCGGCGCTGGCCGTGCTGATCTGCTGGTTCCTGAGCCGGCAGGGCGGGGTCTCGGCGCGCCCGGACGAGGACGGCCTGCACGTGCGCAACCTCATCCACTCCCGCGACGTGGGGTGGGCGGAGATCGTCTCCCTCGGCTTCGGCGACGGCACCCCGTGGGCCCAGCTCGACCTCACCGACGGCTCGACCCTCGCCGTCATGGCGATCCAGCGGGCCGACGGCGAGCACGGCCACGCCGAGGCCCGGCGCCTCGCCACGCTCATCGCGCTGCACGAGCCACGCGACTGA
- the hisG gene encoding ATP phosphoribosyltransferase, whose amino-acid sequence MLRIAVPNKGSLSAPAAEILSEAGYRQRRDSRELVLADPGNDVEFFFLRPRDIAVYVGSGTVDVGITGRDLLLDSGAAAIEHRPLGFARSTFRFAAPAGEITSLEQVAGKRVATSYDVLVGDYLAAHGVDAEVVHLDGAVESSVQLGIADLVADVVETGSTLRAAGLATFGEPILRSEAVLIRHDGGAEEPAGLSVLDRRLQGVLVARQYVLMDYDVRVTDVEAAVAITPGLESPTVSPLHNGEWVAVRAMVRREDTNRVMDSLYDVGARAILTTSIHACRI is encoded by the coding sequence GTGCTGCGCATCGCCGTGCCCAACAAGGGCTCCCTGTCCGCCCCCGCCGCCGAGATCCTCAGCGAGGCGGGTTACCGCCAGCGCCGCGACTCGCGCGAGCTCGTCCTGGCCGACCCGGGCAACGACGTCGAGTTCTTCTTCCTGCGCCCCCGCGACATCGCCGTGTACGTCGGCTCGGGCACCGTCGACGTCGGGATCACCGGCCGCGACCTCCTGCTCGACTCCGGTGCCGCGGCGATCGAGCACCGTCCCCTCGGCTTCGCCCGGTCCACGTTCCGCTTCGCCGCACCCGCCGGGGAGATCACCTCCCTCGAGCAGGTCGCCGGCAAGCGGGTCGCCACCAGCTACGACGTCCTCGTGGGTGACTACCTCGCCGCCCACGGCGTCGACGCGGAGGTCGTCCACCTCGACGGCGCGGTGGAGTCCTCGGTCCAGCTGGGCATCGCCGACCTCGTCGCGGACGTCGTCGAGACCGGCTCCACCCTGCGTGCGGCGGGGCTGGCCACCTTCGGTGAGCCGATCCTGCGCTCGGAGGCGGTCCTCATCCGTCACGACGGTGGTGCCGAGGAGCCCGCCGGGCTCAGCGTCCTGGACCGCCGGCTCCAGGGCGTGCTCGTCGCCCGCCAGTACGTGCTCATGGACTACGACGTGCGGGTCACCGACGTCGAGGCCGCGGTCGCGATCACCCCGGGTCTGGAGTCCCCGACCGTCTCGCCGCTGCACAACGGCGAGTGGGTGGCGGTGCGGGCGATGGTCCGCCGCGAGGACACCAACAGGGTCATGGACTCCCTCTACGACGTCGGCGCCCGCGCCATCCTCACCACCTCCATCCACGCCTGCCGGATCTGA
- a CDS encoding phosphoribosyl-ATP diphosphatase: MKSFEELFAELEHKAATRPEGSGTVAELDAGIHTIGKKVVEEAAEVWMAAEHEGAEAAAEEISQLLYHLQVMMIARGLTLQDVYRHL; encoded by the coding sequence GTGAAGTCGTTCGAGGAGCTCTTCGCCGAGCTCGAGCACAAGGCTGCCACCCGTCCAGAGGGCTCGGGGACCGTGGCCGAGCTCGACGCCGGGATCCACACCATCGGCAAGAAGGTCGTCGAGGAGGCTGCCGAGGTGTGGATGGCCGCCGAGCACGAGGGTGCCGAGGCCGCGGCCGAGGAGATCAGCCAGCTCCTGTACCACCTCCAGGTGATGATGATCGCGCGGGGCCTGACCCTGCAGGACGTCTACCGCCACCTCTGA
- a CDS encoding ABC transporter substrate-binding protein produces MSRRPLALLAATATALTLAACAAEPDTAPAATDPATTATEPAPLTLGLTYVPDIQFAPFYVAAEKGYYEEAGLDVTLRHHGQSEGLFTAISGGEEDVVVAGGDEMLQARSQGVPLVSVATLYQQYPVALIVPDDSDIRSAADLAGRTVGIPGPFGETYFGLVALLQDAGLTEDDVTVEHIGFTQQAALTGGHVDAVMGFVNNDAVRFAEAGTPVRTIEIAEGEVPLVGISLGTLEATADERGEEVAAFVEASLRGVADVAADPEAAVEISAAHVPDLDRAEQRQAALATLEATVPLYEGAGEPGAHEAGVWEEMVTLLTDAGLLEAEVDPAQAWTDRFLPAASN; encoded by the coding sequence ATGTCCCGCCGCCCGCTCGCCCTCCTGGCCGCCACCGCCACCGCCCTGACCCTCGCCGCGTGCGCGGCCGAGCCGGACACGGCTCCGGCCGCGACCGACCCCGCCACGACCGCCACCGAGCCCGCCCCCCTGACCCTCGGGCTCACCTACGTCCCCGACATCCAGTTCGCGCCCTTCTACGTCGCGGCCGAGAAGGGGTACTACGAGGAGGCAGGCCTGGACGTCACCCTGCGCCACCACGGCCAGAGCGAGGGCCTGTTCACCGCGATCAGCGGCGGGGAGGAGGACGTCGTCGTCGCCGGCGGGGACGAGATGCTCCAGGCGCGCTCCCAGGGGGTGCCGCTGGTGTCCGTCGCGACCCTGTACCAGCAGTACCCCGTCGCGCTCATCGTCCCGGACGACTCCGACATCCGCTCCGCCGCCGACCTCGCCGGCCGCACCGTCGGCATCCCGGGACCGTTCGGGGAGACCTACTTCGGCCTCGTCGCGCTCCTCCAGGACGCCGGGCTGACCGAGGACGACGTCACGGTCGAGCACATCGGCTTCACCCAGCAGGCCGCCCTGACCGGCGGGCACGTCGACGCCGTCATGGGCTTCGTCAACAACGACGCCGTGCGTTTCGCCGAGGCGGGCACGCCCGTGCGCACCATCGAGATCGCCGAGGGCGAGGTCCCCCTCGTCGGCATCTCGCTGGGCACCCTCGAGGCGACGGCGGATGAACGGGGCGAGGAGGTCGCCGCGTTCGTCGAGGCGAGCCTGCGCGGGGTCGCCGACGTCGCCGCGGACCCCGAGGCCGCCGTGGAGATCTCCGCCGCCCACGTCCCCGACCTCGACCGGGCCGAGCAGCGCCAGGCGGCCCTGGCCACGCTCGAGGCCACCGTCCCGCTCTACGAGGGCGCCGGCGAGCCGGGCGCCCACGAGGCCGGCGTGTGGGAGGAGATGGTCACCCTGCTGACCGACGCGGGCCTGCTCGAGGCCGAGGTCGACCCGGCCCAGGCGTGGACCGACCGGTTCCTGCCCGCCGCGAGCAACTAG
- a CDS encoding ABC transporter permease, with protein sequence MSTDLGAPAAATPSQDPRPNLQAGGPAHDRSPVAVPSALSRPRATSAGRSGMSATGAVTVAPASAGTAPASPGPATARAGRRAAGSRRVLPALVLGAVLVVVWETVARTGLVPAVFLPAPTAVAERLAEDLTTGGLARYVLPTLVEAVLGSALGAAVALPLGYLVFRSRHASAALEPYIAASQAIPAVALAPLLVLWLGYGLLPIVVLCALLVFFPILLATVLGLRTLDPDVVAAARLDGAGSWSLLRHVELPLAWPSILTGVRNGFTLSVTGAVVGEFVMGGHGLGMLLSARGLAADTTGIFSALIVLCALAMTIYGLLGALERRTAD encoded by the coding sequence GTGAGCACCGACCTCGGCGCACCCGCCGCCGCGACGCCGTCGCAGGACCCGCGGCCGAACCTGCAGGCCGGCGGACCGGCGCACGACCGGTCGCCCGTCGCCGTGCCGTCCGCGCTCTCGCGCCCCCGCGCCACCTCAGCCGGCAGGTCCGGCATGTCCGCCACGGGCGCGGTCACGGTCGCTCCTGCCTCCGCCGGCACCGCACCGGCGAGCCCGGGACCGGCCACCGCCCGCGCCGGCCGGCGGGCCGCCGGAAGCCGCCGGGTCCTGCCGGCGCTCGTCCTCGGCGCGGTGCTCGTCGTCGTGTGGGAGACCGTCGCGCGCACGGGGCTGGTCCCCGCCGTCTTCCTGCCCGCCCCCACGGCCGTCGCCGAGCGCCTGGCGGAGGACCTCACCACCGGCGGGCTGGCGCGGTACGTCCTGCCCACCCTCGTCGAGGCCGTCCTCGGCAGCGCGCTGGGGGCGGCGGTCGCGCTGCCGCTGGGTTACCTCGTCTTCCGCAGCCGGCACGCCTCGGCGGCGCTCGAGCCGTACATCGCCGCCTCCCAGGCGATCCCCGCGGTGGCGCTGGCCCCGCTCCTCGTCCTGTGGCTGGGCTACGGTCTCCTGCCGATCGTCGTGCTGTGCGCGCTGCTGGTGTTCTTCCCGATCCTCCTCGCCACCGTCCTCGGCCTGCGCACCCTCGACCCCGACGTCGTCGCCGCCGCGCGACTGGACGGCGCGGGCTCGTGGTCGCTCCTGCGCCACGTCGAGCTGCCCCTGGCCTGGCCGTCGATCCTCACCGGCGTGCGCAACGGCTTCACCCTGTCGGTGACCGGCGCGGTCGTGGGGGAGTTCGTCATGGGCGGGCACGGCCTGGGGATGCTGCTGTCCGCCCGCGGACTCGCCGCCGACACCACCGGCATCTTCTCCGCCCTCATCGTCCTGTGCGCCCTGGCCATGACCATCTACGGCCTCCTCGGCGCGCTCGAGCGCCGCACGGCCGACTGA
- a CDS encoding ABC transporter substrate-binding protein has product MRPLPLAPAAATVALALAACAGGGQDGAPATTATTATDGDPAAELTAITVGVLPIVDTAPIWLGVEEGIFAEHGLDVELAVAQGGAAVVPAVVAGEYQFGFSNVTSLLLAESRGLPLRLVAPGSFTTGDPDADIAAVVTQPGSGITSPADLAGRTVAVNTLGNIGESTVRKVVEDAGGDPAAVRFVELGFPDMPAAVAGDQVDAAWVNEPFLTITRDQGAQVVSHTFAAVDPEMLIAAYFTSAEYAASDPGTVEAFTAAMTEASARAAADPAAAREILGTYTEIGDDVVARMVVPRYAGEVPEDSVRLLADLALRYGLVEDEIDVSALLR; this is encoded by the coding sequence ATGCGACCACTCCCCCTCGCGCCGGCGGCCGCGACGGTCGCGCTGGCGCTCGCGGCCTGTGCCGGCGGGGGCCAGGACGGTGCTCCGGCCACCACGGCCACCACGGCCACCGACGGCGACCCGGCCGCCGAGCTCACGGCGATCACCGTGGGGGTGCTGCCGATCGTCGACACCGCCCCCATCTGGCTGGGGGTCGAGGAGGGGATCTTCGCCGAGCACGGCCTCGACGTCGAGCTCGCCGTCGCGCAGGGCGGTGCCGCCGTGGTGCCGGCGGTCGTGGCCGGGGAGTACCAGTTCGGGTTCTCCAACGTCACCTCCCTCCTGCTCGCCGAGTCCCGGGGTCTGCCCCTGCGGCTCGTCGCGCCCGGCAGCTTCACCACGGGCGACCCGGACGCCGACATCGCGGCGGTGGTGACCCAGCCGGGAAGCGGCATCACCTCCCCCGCCGACCTCGCCGGGCGGACCGTCGCCGTGAACACCCTGGGCAACATCGGTGAGTCCACGGTCCGCAAGGTCGTCGAGGACGCCGGCGGCGACCCGGCGGCCGTGCGGTTCGTCGAGCTGGGTTTCCCCGACATGCCTGCCGCCGTCGCCGGTGATCAGGTCGACGCCGCCTGGGTGAACGAGCCGTTCCTCACCATCACCAGGGACCAGGGCGCGCAGGTCGTGAGCCACACCTTCGCGGCGGTCGATCCCGAGATGCTCATCGCCGCCTACTTCACCTCCGCGGAGTACGCCGCGTCCGACCCCGGGACGGTCGAGGCGTTCACCGCCGCGATGACCGAGGCGTCCGCCCGTGCGGCGGCGGACCCCGCCGCGGCGCGGGAGATCCTCGGCACCTACACCGAGATCGGCGACGACGTCGTCGCGCGCATGGTGGTGCCCCGCTACGCCGGGGAGGTCCCCGAGGACTCGGTCCGGCTCCTCGCAGACCTCGCGCTGCGC